The nucleotide sequence GTGGTTCAGGCGTTAAATAATTGGGTTCCGGATGCAGAAAAATTAATTCAATGTTTTGATTTCATTCCCCGCTGGCGTTTTGACGATATCATGGTGAGTTATGCCACCCCAGGTGGTGGTGTAGGGCCACATATTGATCGCTATGACGTGTTTATTTGTCAAGGATCTGGACGCCGCCGTTGGCGTGTGGGTGACCGAGGTTCACACAAGGAGTTTGCGGCGCATCCAGCATTACTTCACACCGAAGCGTTTGATCCTATTATTGATGTAGAGCTTTTGTCTGGTGATATTCTATATCTGCCACCAGGTTATCCTCATGATGGTGTAGCGTTGGAAGCATCGATGAGTTTCTCTGTCGGTTATCGAACCGCTAGCACAAAAGATATGGTCAGTGCCTTGGCCGATCATCTGATCGATAATGAATTAGCATGTGAGCAGATTGAAGATCCAGACAGAGAATTGAGCCACCAAAGTGGACGTGTTAACTCAACAGATTTAGCGCGGATCAAGGCACAATTACTAAACACCCTTGATGATAACTTAATAAGTGAATTTTCAGGACGATACCTGACAAATTCAAAGTGTGAGTTGGACTTACCTGAGGAGAACTTAGGCTTTCAGGCTATTGATGTTATCGATATGCTTAAAGAGCAGGAGTTAATACGTCTCGGTGGTCTTAGAGTGCTCTATTTCGATACATCGATTGAGCAAGGCATTTTTTATATTAACGGTGAACAAATTTGTTTACCTATCGAACTTGCCGCTGTTATTCCAGTATTATGTGATAATCAGGTTTTGAGTACCAATAACTTAGCTGTCTGGTTATCTAATGAAGCATTTATTGAGCAGTTAACGGCTTGGGTCAATAGCGGTTTCTGGTATTTTGAAGAAATTTAATATTCTTTATCAATACGTTTTTATGATCAATAATATTCAACGGCGTCCATAGTAAGGCGCCATTTTTTTATGAATATATCTTCATGGACCATTTGTATATCATAAATCTACATCTTCGATGTTATAGAGATTGTGACCTTTGTTTTTTCAATCCTTTTTCCAATTATTTTTATGGAGCATGGGTAGCGTATTTTTGCTAAAGTCCCGATGTTAGTATTCATTTTTTTATATATTTAATATTAAAATCAATAAACTAGGAGTAACTCTGTTGACTATTGAACACAATGAATTGATGGCTGAGTTAAGTTTACTTAACTGCAGAACAAATTTTACCATTAAAAAAATCACCGAATATATGTTGCCAGAACTCAAAGAGCCTATCTACCTTCATGGTAGCGACAAAGATTGTCAGCTGATTATTAGGCCTGCTTATGAGGTATTTTTAGCGGATC is from Shewanella sp. MTB7 and encodes:
- a CDS encoding ribosomal protein uL16 3-hydroxylase — encoded protein: MQLELNELTPEMFLKDYWQKKPLVIRQGFRHFKDLLSPEEMAGLACDEMVESRRVYKSEGEWQAEFGPFDSYEHLGESDWTLVVQALNNWVPDAEKLIQCFDFIPRWRFDDIMVSYATPGGGVGPHIDRYDVFICQGSGRRRWRVGDRGSHKEFAAHPALLHTEAFDPIIDVELLSGDILYLPPGYPHDGVALEASMSFSVGYRTASTKDMVSALADHLIDNELACEQIEDPDRELSHQSGRVNSTDLARIKAQLLNTLDDNLISEFSGRYLTNSKCELDLPEENLGFQAIDVIDMLKEQELIRLGGLRVLYFDTSIEQGIFYINGEQICLPIELAAVIPVLCDNQVLSTNNLAVWLSNEAFIEQLTAWVNSGFWYFEEI